A single window of Rubripirellula lacrimiformis DNA harbors:
- a CDS encoding sulfatase family protein, with product MVSRGFAAEPPNVVFILSDDHRFDFMSCIEGCPEFLKTPNMDRIASEGAVFKNAFVSTSLCSPSRASILTGQYMHHHRVVDNQRDVPVGTRFFPSDLQSGGYNTAFVGKWHMGHDSDEPRSGFDYWASFLGQGVYHDPTLNINGKQNSFSGYTTDVLTDLAIDWLRDRDSSDKPFFLYLSYKAVHYPFTPAPRNQGKYKDEPIDYPETMANTERNYRTQPNWVRNRRYSIHGIDHMETGAFDNDPVPDFDDLYHAYAETVFGLDENVGRVLDYVDQAGLRDNTIVIYMGDNGFELGEHGFYDKRDAFEHSIRVPMLARAPGRIAAGTIVEEMVQNIDVAATILDVCDVQPSKDVQFDGRSMRPLWEETAESKQALADLPWRDHLLYEYHWEWNFPATPTTLAIRTDRFKYIYYHGVWDQNGFYDLKTDPHERHNLIDVPAYQQQITSLQNQLFDELQTSGGLALPIRPPVGERLGQRKLPR from the coding sequence TTGGTCTCGCGCGGCTTTGCTGCTGAACCGCCAAATGTTGTTTTCATTTTGAGCGATGATCATCGATTCGATTTCATGAGTTGCATCGAAGGTTGTCCCGAATTCTTGAAGACGCCCAACATGGACCGGATTGCCAGCGAAGGAGCGGTTTTCAAGAACGCATTCGTTTCGACCTCGCTTTGTTCGCCCAGTAGAGCGTCGATATTGACGGGCCAATACATGCACCATCATCGCGTGGTGGACAACCAGCGGGATGTGCCGGTCGGTACCCGGTTCTTTCCCTCGGACTTGCAGTCCGGCGGATACAACACGGCCTTTGTCGGCAAGTGGCACATGGGGCATGACAGTGATGAACCCCGCAGCGGATTTGATTACTGGGCTAGCTTTCTGGGGCAGGGCGTCTATCACGATCCGACGCTGAACATCAACGGCAAACAAAACTCGTTTTCAGGGTACACCACCGATGTGCTGACCGACCTAGCAATCGACTGGCTGCGGGATCGTGATTCGTCGGACAAGCCGTTCTTCTTGTATCTGTCTTACAAGGCGGTTCATTACCCATTCACTCCGGCGCCTCGCAATCAAGGCAAGTACAAAGACGAACCGATTGACTATCCCGAGACGATGGCCAATACCGAGCGGAATTATCGCACCCAACCGAATTGGGTGCGGAATCGTCGCTACAGTATTCACGGCATCGACCACATGGAAACGGGTGCATTTGATAACGACCCCGTGCCGGACTTCGACGATCTGTACCACGCTTACGCGGAAACTGTGTTCGGGCTGGACGAGAACGTTGGTCGCGTTCTGGACTACGTCGACCAAGCTGGCCTTCGTGACAACACGATCGTGATCTACATGGGCGATAACGGTTTTGAATTGGGCGAGCATGGATTCTATGACAAACGAGATGCCTTCGAGCACTCTATCCGTGTGCCGATGCTTGCCAGAGCACCGGGCAGAATCGCTGCGGGGACGATCGTCGAGGAAATGGTTCAAAACATCGATGTTGCGGCGACGATCTTAGACGTCTGTGATGTGCAGCCGTCCAAGGATGTTCAGTTTGATGGAAGATCGATGCGGCCACTGTGGGAAGAGACCGCCGAATCCAAACAAGCCCTTGCGGATTTGCCGTGGCGGGATCATCTGTTGTACGAATACCACTGGGAATGGAATTTTCCCGCAACGCCAACGACGTTGGCGATCCGGACGGATCGGTTCAAGTACATCTACTACCACGGGGTCTGGGACCAGAACGGGTTCTACGATCTGAAAACAGACCCGCACGAGCGGCACAATTTGATTGATGTGCCCGCGTATCAGCAGCAGATCACTTCGCTGCAGAATCAACTGTTTGACGAGCTGCAGACGTCCGGCGGATTGGCTTTACCGATCCGTCCACCTGTGGGGGAAAGGCTTGGGCAACGCAAACTGCCCAGATAA
- a CDS encoding NAD-dependent epimerase/dehydratase family protein, translated as MNLPDQIDSESQLDQLLARPSERLVRWMSAMDGDVMILGVAGKMGISLAQLAVNAIEQAGVKKTVYGVARFSSPGSRALLDSLGVKTIACDLIDRAAVASLPRTKNVVFMAGRKFGTSGSQALTWAMNTMVPANVIEHFSQSRIVAFSTGCVYPLVPINDAPDETVEPAPVGEYAQSCLGRERVFEFGSVSNGTPVCLFRLNYAVDLRYGVIYDIAENIWNDRPVNNGVEAFNMIWQGDANHQALMCLDQCSSPASKINVTGTETLRTEDVARQLGELLNKPVRFTTTASQVSYLSDSAKATSLFGPPSVTAEQLIRWQAHWVSVGGRSLGKPTHFEVVDGGY; from the coding sequence ATGAATCTCCCTGATCAAATCGATAGCGAATCACAACTGGACCAGTTGCTGGCACGGCCGAGCGAGCGATTGGTTCGCTGGATGTCGGCGATGGACGGTGACGTGATGATTTTAGGGGTGGCTGGGAAGATGGGAATTAGCTTGGCGCAATTGGCGGTCAATGCAATCGAGCAAGCGGGAGTGAAGAAGACTGTTTATGGAGTGGCAAGATTCTCTAGCCCAGGTTCGCGTGCGTTGCTGGACTCGCTAGGCGTCAAGACGATTGCATGCGATCTGATCGACCGTGCTGCGGTTGCGTCGCTGCCCAGAACCAAGAACGTCGTATTCATGGCGGGACGTAAATTCGGTACCAGCGGTTCGCAAGCGTTGACCTGGGCCATGAACACGATGGTTCCAGCGAACGTGATCGAGCATTTTTCACAATCCCGTATCGTCGCCTTTTCGACCGGGTGCGTGTATCCGTTGGTTCCCATCAACGATGCTCCCGACGAAACCGTCGAACCTGCACCGGTTGGCGAATACGCTCAGTCGTGTTTGGGACGTGAACGTGTGTTCGAATTTGGCAGCGTATCGAACGGGACCCCGGTCTGCCTGTTCCGGCTGAATTACGCCGTCGACTTGCGATACGGAGTCATCTATGACATCGCCGAAAATATTTGGAACGACCGGCCGGTCAACAATGGCGTCGAAGCGTTCAACATGATCTGGCAGGGAGACGCGAATCATCAGGCTCTGATGTGTCTTGATCAGTGTTCGTCGCCTGCCAGCAAGATCAACGTCACGGGCACCGAAACGTTGCGTACCGAAGACGTCGCTCGTCAACTCGGGGAATTGCTGAACAAGCCCGTGCGTTTTACGACCACCGCCAGCCAGGTTTCTTATCTCAGTGACAGTGCAAAGGCGACAAGTTTGTTCGGCCCGCCATCGGTGACCGCCGAGCAACTGATTCGCTGGCAGGCTCATTGGGTCAGCGTCGGCGGACGCTCGCTGGGGAAGCCCACACACTTTGAAGTCGTCGACGGCGGCTATTAA
- a CDS encoding dihydrodipicolinate synthase family protein, which yields MQINEIPKPIRDSVQKGIVIPAMPLALDAQRGLDRQCQAALARYYIDAGVGGIAVGVHTTQFAIRDPGINLFEPVLKLTSEVIDDYSAAQGRHVWKVAGVCGTTQQAVREATFAVDHGYHSGLLSLAALAGESHDKLLDHCREVAAVIPVIGFYLQPAVGGCKLPYSFWREFAEIENVIAIKMAPFNRYQTLDVVRAVCDSGCEDKITLYTGNDDNIIVDLLTEYRIACDAGPKSVRIRGGLLGHWSVWARAAVELLDEVHAVVASGNGVPSELLRRNIELTDCNAAFFDAANDFAGCIPGIHEVLRRQGLMRGTWCLDPNEVLSQGQSQEIDRVTKAYPHLNDDGFVQDNLRRWLS from the coding sequence GTGCAGATCAACGAAATTCCAAAGCCGATTCGCGACAGCGTTCAGAAGGGAATCGTTATCCCCGCAATGCCGTTGGCGTTGGACGCCCAGCGTGGTTTGGATCGGCAGTGCCAAGCCGCGCTAGCACGGTACTATATCGACGCGGGTGTGGGTGGCATCGCAGTGGGGGTTCACACCACGCAATTCGCAATCCGTGACCCCGGCATCAATTTGTTCGAACCGGTTTTGAAGCTCACTTCCGAAGTGATCGACGACTATTCAGCGGCTCAGGGCCGACATGTTTGGAAGGTTGCCGGCGTCTGTGGAACGACCCAGCAAGCGGTCCGGGAAGCGACGTTTGCTGTCGACCATGGCTACCACAGCGGTCTATTAAGCCTCGCCGCGCTTGCAGGCGAAAGCCACGACAAGCTGCTGGACCATTGCCGCGAAGTGGCTGCTGTCATTCCTGTGATCGGGTTCTATTTGCAGCCAGCTGTGGGCGGATGCAAGTTGCCGTATTCGTTTTGGCGTGAATTCGCGGAAATCGAAAATGTGATCGCGATCAAGATGGCGCCGTTCAACCGCTACCAAACATTGGACGTGGTTCGTGCCGTCTGTGATTCCGGATGCGAAGACAAGATCACGCTGTATACCGGAAACGATGATAACATCATTGTCGATTTGTTGACCGAATACCGAATTGCTTGTGATGCGGGGCCAAAGTCGGTCCGCATCCGCGGTGGTTTATTGGGGCATTGGAGCGTTTGGGCTCGGGCGGCCGTCGAATTGCTTGACGAAGTGCATGCTGTGGTCGCCAGCGGCAACGGGGTCCCGTCGGAATTGCTTCGACGCAACATTGAATTGACGGATTGCAATGCGGCGTTCTTCGATGCGGCAAACGATTTCGCCGGCTGTATCCCCGGGATTCACGAGGTCTTGCGACGTCAGGGATTGATGCGAGGAACTTGGTGCCTGGATCCCAACGAGGTCCTTTCCCAAGGACAGTCTCAGGAGATCGATCGAGTGACAAAGGCGTACCCGCATCTGAACGACGACGGGTTTGTGCAGGACAACCTACGCCGGTGGTTGTCGTGA
- a CDS encoding 3-keto-disaccharide hydrolase produces MRKLFVAAMMFGLLVPCGPTAPAADVEDGFVSLFNGSDLTGWVKRGGSAEYAVQDGSIVGKCAPDTPGNTFLCSEKEFGNFVLKLQYQFLEDGNSGVQFRSAARPEGDGQRVYGYQYEMRPGGDMTGRIYDEGRRGHKFGIIWLDAHTPQDRMDAAQASNQAGQWNDVEIQCVGPSIKTWLNGKLVVDMFDSLSMKGFLGLQIHAGKSGSVAWRNIRVKDLGESKWDSFFVKGDDGNYQLSNAKFVLPEEWSFTEDGVLHGVHSKSQGKDGLVISTDDYDNFIARVTYRMHGGNSALYFRAEETSAPWVLRGFQNEIANNGKDSALWHTAGIIDGKTIPGRGWIVANDELVETVRNKNDQWNTTCTAAYGDRLVQTLNGFCTSDIVDEECEKTGKLGLQMHGGTDCEMFFKDFEVMPITPEMMKLINRK; encoded by the coding sequence ATGAGAAAACTTTTTGTAGCGGCAATGATGTTCGGGCTGTTAGTGCCCTGCGGTCCGACTGCGCCAGCGGCAGACGTCGAAGATGGCTTCGTTTCACTTTTTAACGGAAGTGATTTGACCGGTTGGGTCAAGCGCGGCGGGTCTGCCGAGTATGCGGTCCAGGACGGATCGATCGTTGGGAAGTGCGCGCCGGACACACCGGGAAATACGTTTCTGTGTTCGGAAAAAGAATTCGGAAACTTCGTTCTGAAGCTGCAGTATCAATTCCTGGAAGACGGGAACTCCGGCGTCCAGTTCCGCTCTGCCGCGCGTCCAGAGGGCGATGGCCAGCGGGTTTATGGTTATCAGTACGAAATGCGTCCCGGTGGCGACATGACCGGCCGTATTTACGACGAAGGACGCCGCGGACATAAGTTCGGCATCATTTGGCTGGACGCACACACACCTCAGGATCGAATGGATGCCGCGCAGGCAAGCAATCAGGCGGGGCAGTGGAACGACGTCGAAATTCAGTGTGTCGGCCCGTCCATCAAGACATGGCTCAATGGCAAACTGGTTGTCGATATGTTCGACAGTCTATCGATGAAAGGATTTTTGGGGCTGCAGATTCACGCAGGCAAATCCGGCAGTGTTGCTTGGCGGAATATCCGCGTGAAGGATCTGGGCGAAAGCAAGTGGGATTCATTCTTCGTCAAAGGCGACGACGGCAACTACCAGCTTTCTAACGCCAAGTTCGTGCTGCCGGAAGAATGGTCTTTCACCGAAGACGGTGTTTTGCATGGCGTCCACTCCAAGAGCCAGGGCAAGGATGGGCTCGTCATTTCCACCGATGATTACGACAACTTCATCGCTCGCGTCACCTACCGAATGCACGGCGGCAACAGTGCGTTGTATTTCCGTGCCGAAGAGACGAGTGCCCCGTGGGTACTGCGCGGATTCCAGAATGAAATCGCCAACAACGGCAAAGACTCGGCGCTCTGGCACACCGCCGGCATCATTGATGGGAAAACGATTCCCGGTCGCGGTTGGATCGTCGCCAACGACGAGCTTGTCGAAACGGTTCGCAACAAGAACGACCAGTGGAATACGACCTGCACGGCCGCGTATGGCGACCGACTGGTCCAGACGCTGAACGGATTCTGCACATCGGACATCGTCGACGAAGAGTGCGAAAAGACGGGCAAGCTGGGCCTGCAAATGCACGGTGGAACCGACTGCGAAATGTTCTTCAAGGACTTCGAAGTCATGCCGATCACCCCAGAAATGATGAAGCTGATCAACCGGAAGTAG
- a CDS encoding Gfo/Idh/MocA family protein, with product MAMATFPTRRSFLKSTTAAGAAIGLNAMSYSRVYGANQRLRIASVGTGGKGWSDLNGVAASPDVEVVALCDIDSSEKHLGQAAQKYASARQYDDWRKLLDESADVHGVMVSTPDFMHAPISMAAMHLGKHVFCQKPLTHTVYEARQMKTAAAKYNVTTQMCNQIQSHSAYRTAVHMVHEGLIGKVTEVHSWQGGQPSWPRNIARPQGSDPVPKHVRWDLWQGVAPERPFKVGMYHPFNWRGWQDYGTGQLGDFGCHILDPVFKSLQLTSPTKITVEAPTLLPETWTDRASVSYEFPGTKYTLGTTLPVTWYDAAGVLPPREKLGDIPADYKLPTAGSVLVGEKGSLVIPHVAMPVLFPEDRFPANELPVIEGVDHYTQWADACMGKAKTTSHFDYAGPLTETVLLGTIGIRFPGQQLAWDAEAMKITNQPEAQKWITKPYRKGWEPTWI from the coding sequence ATGGCCATGGCCACATTTCCCACCCGCCGCTCGTTCTTGAAGTCCACCACTGCGGCCGGCGCAGCAATCGGACTCAACGCCATGTCGTATTCACGCGTCTACGGCGCGAACCAACGACTAAGGATCGCCAGTGTCGGAACCGGCGGAAAGGGATGGAGCGATCTGAATGGTGTGGCCGCCAGCCCCGATGTGGAAGTAGTCGCACTGTGTGACATCGACAGCTCGGAAAAGCATCTTGGTCAAGCCGCGCAGAAGTACGCCTCGGCCAGACAATACGACGATTGGCGCAAGCTTCTTGACGAATCGGCCGACGTCCATGGTGTGATGGTGTCGACGCCCGATTTCATGCACGCTCCGATTTCAATGGCTGCGATGCATTTGGGGAAACATGTCTTCTGCCAGAAACCGTTGACGCACACCGTCTACGAAGCAAGGCAAATGAAAACGGCCGCTGCGAAATACAATGTCACGACGCAGATGTGCAACCAAATCCAATCGCACTCGGCCTATCGCACAGCGGTACACATGGTTCACGAAGGCCTGATCGGCAAGGTCACGGAGGTCCACTCGTGGCAAGGGGGCCAACCATCCTGGCCAAGAAACATCGCCAGACCCCAAGGCAGCGATCCCGTGCCCAAGCATGTCCGTTGGGACCTATGGCAAGGCGTTGCACCCGAGCGTCCGTTCAAGGTGGGCATGTACCATCCGTTCAATTGGCGCGGTTGGCAAGACTATGGAACGGGCCAGCTTGGCGACTTTGGATGCCACATTTTGGATCCTGTGTTCAAATCGCTCCAGCTCACTTCACCCACCAAAATCACGGTGGAAGCACCAACCCTGCTTCCAGAGACCTGGACCGATCGCGCGAGCGTAAGCTACGAGTTCCCTGGAACCAAGTACACACTGGGCACCACACTGCCGGTCACCTGGTACGACGCGGCCGGCGTATTGCCGCCACGCGAGAAACTGGGGGACATCCCCGCGGACTACAAGCTGCCGACTGCGGGATCAGTCCTGGTCGGCGAGAAAGGGTCGCTGGTCATTCCTCACGTGGCGATGCCGGTGCTGTTTCCAGAAGATCGATTTCCTGCAAACGAGTTGCCTGTCATCGAAGGCGTTGACCACTACACGCAGTGGGCCGATGCATGCATGGGCAAAGCGAAAACCACTTCCCACTTCGACTACGCCGGCCCTTTGACCGAGACTGTGTTGCTGGGCACCATCGGGATCCGATTCCCCGGCCAACAGCTCGCTTGGGATGCCGAAGCGATGAAGATCACCAACCAGCCCGAGGCGCAAAAGTGGATCACCAAGCCCTACCGAAAAGGTTGGGAACCAACCTGGATCTAG
- a CDS encoding metallophosphoesterase family protein, producing the protein MPIHLTSLRRRSFLQTSLGAGASLLTFGPALGDQTYDATEHVALLSDTHVDADATKVVRGSVMSANLVNVIEDVLDQTQKPTIALIDGDCAFNVGLPADYKTLASMLTAFPAADIPLHMTMGNHDDRVAFHKQFASHGKENAAVDGKHVSMVETKFANWFLIDTLQQVNHVTGEMGAQQIRWLRAALKANAGKPAIVVGHHNPQFNVPDGGRVTGLQDSVALFDLLESQPHVKAYVFGHTHSYSVKQRPSGLHLINLPPIGYAFSETSPIGWVDASLSATGMQLTLRCIDNGHDQHLATETVAW; encoded by the coding sequence ATGCCCATTCATTTGACCAGTCTGCGTCGAAGATCGTTCTTGCAAACGTCGCTTGGCGCCGGTGCCAGTCTGCTGACGTTCGGCCCAGCATTGGGCGACCAGACGTACGATGCAACGGAACATGTTGCGTTGCTGTCCGACACGCACGTGGATGCGGACGCGACGAAGGTGGTTCGAGGGTCCGTGATGTCGGCGAACCTGGTGAATGTGATCGAGGATGTTCTTGATCAAACGCAGAAGCCAACGATCGCGTTGATTGACGGCGATTGTGCCTTCAACGTCGGCTTGCCTGCGGATTACAAGACACTGGCGTCCATGCTGACCGCGTTTCCTGCGGCTGACATTCCGCTGCACATGACGATGGGAAACCATGACGATCGAGTCGCGTTTCACAAACAATTTGCCAGCCACGGCAAGGAGAACGCGGCCGTCGATGGGAAACACGTTTCCATGGTCGAAACGAAATTTGCCAACTGGTTTTTGATCGACACGCTACAGCAGGTCAATCATGTAACCGGCGAAATGGGCGCGCAGCAGATCCGTTGGCTCCGCGCGGCACTGAAGGCCAATGCTGGGAAGCCCGCGATCGTTGTCGGACACCACAATCCACAGTTCAACGTGCCCGACGGTGGCCGTGTGACCGGTCTGCAAGATTCGGTGGCGCTGTTCGATTTGCTTGAATCACAGCCTCACGTCAAAGCCTATGTCTTTGGACACACGCATAGCTATAGCGTCAAGCAACGGCCCAGCGGCCTACACCTGATCAACTTGCCTCCGATTGGCTACGCCTTTAGCGAGACCAGCCCCATCGGTTGGGTCGACGCGTCCCTGTCGGCGACGGGAATGCAGTTGACTCTGCGATGCATCGACAACGGACACGATCAACACTTGGCAACCGAAACCGTTGCTTGGTAG
- a CDS encoding Gfo/Idh/MocA family protein has product MQNDRKLPEPSNIASQARRRTFLKASGSALVGATLAQTKSSAQTPHVSVDDDIRIGLIGCGGRGTGATLNALKADPGIRLVAMADAFEDRLQGCLQTLQRQKDFRSRIDVSEEMQFTGLDAYQKVLATDIDVVLLATPPGFRPLHLSAAIDAGKHVFAEKPAAVDPAGIRSVLASAAKAKEKGLFIVAGLHARYEPETIEMTRRVQDGAIGEILNGRMSRYGGGTWVKPRKPGQTDVEYQLSNWHYHTWLSGDFLIEQFVHEIDRMAWVMGGYPVSCLATGGRQTRTEEMYGHTYDHFAALYKFANGSELYTTSRQQKGCANVFDMRLAGTKGTCIGAGKTRYEIAGPTAWQSGKGNGKKQVGHQTEHDAFYRELRSGGYLNNGDYFAKSTLMAIMARESAYTGQEITWQQALDAKQDLMPDNIAWDTPVPPWKVAIPGTTKFA; this is encoded by the coding sequence ATGCAAAACGATCGCAAACTTCCTGAACCATCGAACATCGCATCGCAAGCGCGTCGCCGCACCTTCTTGAAGGCGTCGGGAAGTGCCTTGGTGGGCGCCACACTTGCCCAGACAAAATCGTCGGCACAGACACCGCATGTCAGTGTCGACGACGACATTCGGATTGGACTGATCGGTTGTGGCGGGCGCGGTACCGGGGCCACACTGAATGCATTGAAAGCTGATCCAGGAATCCGGCTAGTCGCGATGGCAGACGCATTCGAAGATCGACTGCAGGGCTGCCTGCAAACTCTACAGCGACAAAAGGACTTTCGCAGCCGCATCGACGTCAGTGAGGAAATGCAGTTTACGGGACTCGATGCTTATCAGAAAGTTCTAGCGACCGACATCGACGTCGTGTTGTTAGCCACACCGCCTGGGTTTCGCCCCCTTCATCTGAGTGCCGCGATCGACGCCGGAAAGCACGTCTTTGCTGAAAAACCCGCAGCCGTCGATCCAGCCGGAATCCGCAGTGTGTTGGCATCGGCGGCCAAAGCAAAGGAAAAGGGCCTGTTCATCGTCGCCGGTTTGCACGCGAGATACGAACCCGAAACGATCGAGATGACCCGGCGCGTCCAAGACGGTGCCATCGGCGAAATCTTGAATGGCCGGATGTCGCGATACGGCGGTGGAACGTGGGTCAAGCCGCGCAAGCCTGGTCAAACGGACGTTGAATACCAACTTTCGAATTGGCACTATCACACTTGGCTTTCCGGTGACTTTCTGATCGAGCAATTTGTGCATGAGATCGATCGCATGGCTTGGGTGATGGGCGGCTATCCGGTGTCCTGTTTGGCGACGGGCGGCCGCCAGACCAGAACGGAAGAAATGTACGGACACACCTACGATCACTTTGCGGCTCTCTACAAATTTGCCAACGGTTCCGAGCTCTACACGACCAGCCGACAACAGAAAGGATGTGCCAATGTATTCGACATGCGTTTGGCGGGGACAAAGGGAACCTGCATCGGCGCGGGCAAGACGCGATACGAAATTGCCGGCCCAACCGCATGGCAATCCGGAAAGGGAAACGGCAAAAAGCAGGTCGGACACCAGACCGAACACGATGCGTTCTATCGGGAACTACGATCCGGCGGATACCTGAACAATGGTGATTACTTTGCCAAATCAACCCTGATGGCCATCATGGCACGCGAGTCGGCCTACACCGGTCAAGAAATCACTTGGCAGCAAGCCCTGGATGCCAAGCAGGATCTGATGCCCGACAACATCGCCTGGGACACTCCCGTCCCGCCGTGGAAAGTCGCCATCCCCGGCACGACAAAATTCGCGTAG
- a CDS encoding sugar phosphate isomerase/epimerase family protein yields the protein MHRRKFLQGGIALGTMAASAPPLLGGPFTGKIPKSLKYSMIGERLPLADQFQLLKQSGFDGVEISLRDGLAVKDILAAIDATQIDVHGVIHGYDDDHSASIDLCQQVGGNSVLIIAREIAKLSYADNFARSLEIARKAIPHAEKHNVRLLVENVRASFLKTAEEMARFIDELESPVVGAYYDTGNTITWTKQSAQHWAHVLGHRIGKLDIKDRGHAVFGNPKLKSKTAVGTDGGEVHWQKVRQELATVNFSGWASAEVAGGDAQRIAGISHWMDQVLDL from the coding sequence ATGCATCGACGCAAATTTCTCCAAGGCGGGATCGCGCTGGGCACCATGGCCGCGTCTGCTCCACCACTGCTGGGCGGGCCATTCACGGGAAAGATTCCCAAGTCGCTGAAATACTCCATGATTGGCGAACGACTTCCGCTGGCTGATCAGTTTCAACTGCTGAAGCAATCCGGGTTTGACGGGGTCGAGATCAGCCTGCGAGACGGACTAGCGGTCAAAGACATTCTCGCCGCGATCGATGCCACCCAGATTGATGTGCACGGTGTGATCCATGGGTACGACGACGACCATTCGGCGTCGATCGATCTTTGCCAACAGGTTGGCGGCAACTCAGTTTTGATCATCGCTCGCGAAATTGCAAAACTTAGCTACGCCGACAACTTCGCCAGATCACTCGAAATCGCACGCAAAGCGATTCCGCACGCGGAAAAACACAATGTTCGCCTGCTGGTTGAAAACGTACGCGCTTCGTTTCTGAAGACCGCCGAAGAAATGGCTCGCTTCATCGACGAATTGGAGTCCCCCGTGGTCGGTGCGTACTATGACACCGGCAACACAATCACTTGGACGAAGCAAAGTGCCCAGCACTGGGCACACGTGCTGGGGCATAGGATTGGGAAGCTGGACATCAAGGACCGGGGTCACGCGGTATTTGGTAACCCCAAGCTGAAGTCAAAGACAGCAGTCGGCACAGATGGCGGCGAAGTGCATTGGCAGAAAGTCCGCCAGGAACTCGCCACCGTCAATTTTTCGGGCTGGGCATCGGCCGAAGTCGCAGGCGGCGACGCTCAGCGAATCGCCGGCATCTCGCACTGGATGGACCAGGTGCTGGACCTTTGA